From Oryza sativa Japonica Group chromosome 4, ASM3414082v1, one genomic window encodes:
- the LOC4335774 gene encoding CEN-like protein 2 has translation MSRVLEPLVVGKVIGEVIDNFNPTVKMTATYSSNKQVFNGHELFPSAVVSKPRVEVQGGDLRSFFTLVMTDPDVPGPSDPYLREHLHWIVTDIPGTTDASFGREVVSYESPKPNIGIHRFVLVLFKQKRRQAVTPPSSRDYFSTRRFAADNDLGLPVAAVYFNAQRETAARRR, from the exons ATGTCTAGGGTGCTGGAGCCTCTCGTCGTCGGGAAGGTGATCGGAGAGGTCATCGACAACTTCAACCCCACGGTGAAGATGACGGCGACCTACAGCTCCAACAAGCAGGTGTTCAACGGCCACGAGTTATTCCCGTCGGCGGTCGTGTCCAAGCCGCGAGTCGAGGTTCAGGGCGGCGACCTGAGGTCTTTCTTCACACTG GTTATGACAGATCCAGACGTGCCAGGGCCTAGTGATCCGTACCTGAGGGAGCACCTCCACTG GATCGTCACTGATATTCCTGGCACCACTGATGCTTCCTTTG GGAGGGAGGTGGTGAGCTACGAGAGCCCGAAGCCCAACATTGGCATCCACAGGTTCGTCCTCGTGCTGTTCAAGCAGAAGCGCCGTCAGGCGGTGACCCCGCCATCCTCCAGGGACTACTTCAGCAcccgccgcttcgccgccgacaacgacctcggcctccccgtcgccgccgtctacTTCAACGCGCAGCGAGAGacggccgctcgccgccgctaa